One region of Flavobacterium sp. KACC 22763 genomic DNA includes:
- a CDS encoding helix-turn-helix domain-containing protein, with protein sequence MEDFLIGIGKRLKEIRKKNALTIHEVASRANVSNGLVSRIENGRTIPSLPVLIELIHSLDTDVTYFFEGVKNIKNAKYIHIKKEDYQKIEKEDRSETKGFNYYHIFSKSINSIGFEAVILEVEPNSKREKVITDAWEFKYIIKGSVTYIIDDAEVLVNEGDSICFNGRLPHVPENRTQENCVMLVLYFYSESNS encoded by the coding sequence ATGGAAGATTTTTTAATAGGCATTGGAAAAAGATTAAAAGAAATCAGGAAAAAAAATGCCTTAACAATTCACGAAGTAGCCAGCAGAGCTAATGTCAGCAACGGACTGGTTTCAAGAATTGAAAATGGCAGAACTATTCCTTCCCTTCCAGTTTTAATTGAGCTGATCCACTCTCTAGATACTGATGTCACTTACTTTTTTGAAGGAGTTAAAAACATAAAAAATGCGAAATATATTCACATCAAAAAAGAAGACTACCAAAAGATAGAAAAGGAAGACCGATCTGAAACTAAAGGTTTTAATTACTATCACATATTCAGCAAAAGCATTAATTCGATAGGTTTTGAAGCTGTAATTCTTGAGGTGGAGCCTAACAGCAAACGTGAAAAAGTGATTACTGATGCTTGGGAATTCAAATATATAATAAAAGGAAGCGTAACTTATATTATTGATGATGCAGAAGTTCTTGTAAACGAAGGCGACTCTATATGCTTTAATGGAAGACTTCCTCACGTGCCTGAAAACAGAACTCAGGAAAATTGTGTGATGCTGGTTCTTTATTTTTATTCTGAAAGTAATAGTTGA
- a CDS encoding TonB-dependent receptor, giving the protein MKTIYKAIFIFSALFIVQNMTAQKATIKGTVTDSQSPLPGATIILSNNQKATTGFSGDFVIQDVRSGNLELKISYIGYEVKTIQIEVKENQQLNLGIIRLEANSKELNEVVVSGMSQRNSEARALNMQKKSMSIVNVIAADGIGKLPDRNAAETVQRMPGVSIERDQGEGRFVSVRGLPPFWSSTTINGNRIPTAEEETTSRATAFDFFPSDLIAYVEATKAITPDMDGDAIGGSVNFTTQTAPTKKTIKASVFSGYNQKSDKGIYSGSLTIGDKSKNGKFGYIINGTYWDRNWATDNYEARRQGDQGVYRLELRDYTGVRKTTGLNAAMEFNPSSRDKIFLKATYGGLSDEETHYKHRIRFDKFNSTTNALTVEQQDIHNELKTEFVGIDLGGKHQLANGNLDWSLASYRNEFKYGNIPNAEDNSYFLIQFNQTGVGVKPEYLKNIPIASGGAGGPRAYWAADGGMLDPENPKSIFDFYSDPNFKTDPTKMKFSTLELYKISIVERDNIIAAVNYEHNFNESLKMKFGVKLTDKDRIATFRDEYYNWVGSPTPFLSNYSSDLINQPGGTDYMRRETGTNIGNTFGPVLSTDGMTKLFNTSQGNLVLNPVDSQIPELGKGLGRNFNVDETTSSAYAMATYLLNDKWTILGGLRTTHTITKVTGKTVENNVVVDAENTKSYTSVLPMLHVKYSPIENLNVRFATTRTFARPNFGDISPAGSLNTIDGEYAGGNPNLNPTYSWNFDLLGEYFLDEVGLINAGVFYKSITDPIFDDTYQGTINGIPDIEISSPTNGGDAWIGGIEFGITKRFSFLPGFLKYFGTQINATLMNSEMTLGQNANNPNGRKVSTPYQAKELYNLQLFYETGKLNVRAAFNYKGAYATSFDANAKNTDMNDIYYGKYNSLDFSASYKIGDHFTIFSDVNNVLNEPLMYHFGETPNRPKQVEYYGVKFNLGLKYNL; this is encoded by the coding sequence ATGAAAACAATTTACAAGGCAATTTTTATTTTCTCCGCTCTCTTTATTGTGCAAAACATGACAGCACAAAAAGCCACAATTAAAGGGACAGTTACAGATTCACAATCTCCTTTGCCAGGAGCTACTATTATATTGTCAAATAATCAAAAAGCAACTACGGGTTTCAGCGGTGATTTTGTTATTCAAGATGTAAGATCAGGAAACTTAGAATTGAAGATTTCATACATAGGGTACGAAGTAAAAACGATTCAGATTGAAGTAAAAGAAAACCAGCAGCTGAATTTAGGAATTATTCGACTGGAGGCTAATTCAAAAGAATTAAATGAAGTGGTAGTAAGCGGAATGAGCCAAAGAAACAGCGAAGCAAGAGCACTAAACATGCAGAAAAAATCAATGAGCATTGTAAACGTGATTGCTGCCGATGGTATTGGTAAATTACCAGATCGTAACGCTGCCGAAACAGTGCAGCGTATGCCAGGAGTTTCTATAGAACGCGATCAGGGAGAAGGACGTTTTGTTTCGGTGAGAGGATTGCCACCTTTTTGGTCATCGACTACCATTAACGGAAACAGAATTCCAACTGCAGAAGAAGAAACGACTTCAAGAGCTACAGCATTTGACTTTTTTCCATCAGACCTTATTGCTTATGTAGAAGCTACAAAAGCCATTACACCCGATATGGATGGAGATGCTATTGGCGGAAGCGTCAATTTTACTACTCAGACTGCGCCAACTAAAAAAACAATTAAAGCGAGTGTTTTTAGTGGTTACAATCAAAAATCAGATAAAGGAATTTATAGCGGATCGCTTACTATTGGTGATAAAAGTAAAAACGGAAAGTTTGGTTATATTATTAATGGAACGTATTGGGACAGAAACTGGGCAACGGATAATTACGAAGCCAGAAGACAAGGCGATCAGGGAGTTTACCGCTTAGAATTAAGAGACTATACTGGAGTTAGAAAAACGACAGGTTTAAATGCAGCGATGGAGTTTAACCCGTCATCGAGAGACAAAATTTTCCTAAAAGCGACTTATGGCGGACTTTCTGATGAAGAAACGCATTATAAGCATCGTATCAGATTTGATAAGTTCAATAGCACTACAAACGCTTTAACAGTAGAACAGCAGGATATTCATAATGAATTAAAGACTGAGTTTGTTGGTATTGATTTAGGAGGAAAACACCAGCTGGCTAACGGAAACTTGGATTGGAGTCTGGCTTCTTATAGAAATGAGTTTAAATACGGAAATATTCCAAACGCTGAGGACAATAGCTATTTTTTAATTCAGTTCAATCAGACTGGAGTTGGAGTTAAACCTGAATATTTAAAAAATATACCAATAGCAAGTGGAGGAGCAGGAGGGCCAAGAGCGTACTGGGCTGCTGATGGAGGAATGCTGGATCCTGAGAATCCAAAATCAATTTTTGATTTTTATTCTGACCCAAATTTCAAAACCGATCCGACAAAGATGAAATTCTCTACGCTGGAATTATACAAAATTAGCATTGTAGAACGCGACAATATTATTGCTGCGGTAAACTACGAGCATAATTTTAATGAAAGTCTTAAAATGAAGTTTGGTGTAAAATTAACCGACAAAGATCGTATTGCCACTTTTAGAGATGAGTATTACAACTGGGTTGGATCGCCAACACCGTTCTTATCGAATTATAGTTCAGATTTAATCAATCAGCCTGGCGGAACAGATTATATGAGACGAGAAACAGGAACCAATATTGGTAACACATTTGGGCCGGTTCTATCAACGGATGGAATGACTAAGTTGTTTAATACTTCGCAAGGAAATCTGGTTTTAAATCCTGTAGATTCTCAGATTCCGGAATTAGGAAAAGGCTTGGGAAGAAATTTTAATGTAGACGAAACTACATCTTCAGCTTATGCAATGGCGACTTATTTATTAAATGATAAATGGACTATTTTGGGAGGTCTGAGAACGACTCACACCATTACAAAAGTTACAGGAAAAACGGTAGAGAATAATGTGGTGGTTGATGCTGAAAACACAAAATCTTATACATCGGTTTTACCAATGCTACATGTAAAATATTCTCCGATCGAGAATTTAAACGTACGTTTTGCAACAACAAGAACATTTGCAAGACCCAATTTTGGAGACATTTCGCCAGCGGGATCATTAAATACTATTGACGGAGAATATGCAGGAGGAAATCCAAACTTGAACCCGACCTATTCATGGAACTTTGATTTATTGGGAGAATATTTCCTTGATGAAGTAGGATTAATTAATGCTGGAGTATTTTATAAATCAATTACAGATCCAATTTTTGATGATACGTATCAAGGTACTATAAACGGAATTCCTGATATTGAAATCAGTTCGCCTACAAATGGCGGTGATGCTTGGATTGGTGGAATTGAATTTGGAATCACAAAAAGATTCAGCTTCCTGCCTGGATTCCTAAAATATTTTGGAACTCAGATCAATGCAACGCTTATGAACTCTGAAATGACATTGGGACAGAACGCTAATAATCCTAACGGAAGAAAAGTGTCAACACCTTATCAGGCCAAAGAATTATACAATCTGCAATTGTTTTACGAAACAGGAAAACTAAATGTGAGAGCAGCTTTCAACTATAAAGGTGCATACGCCACAAGTTTTGATGCCAATGCCAAAAATACCGACATGAATGATATTTATTATGGTAAATACAATTCGTTAGACTTTTCAGCTTCTTATAAAATAGGAGATCATTTCACCATTTTCAGTGACGTAAATAACGTCTTAAATGAGCCTTTGATGTATCATTTTGGAGAAACTCCAAACAGGCCAAAACAGGTAGAATATTATGGCGTAAAATTCAATCTTGGTTTAAAATATAATTTATAG
- a CDS encoding DUF5690 family protein — translation MYAFRKPFTAATFESMSFWGIDYKILLILAQVLGYTFSKFLGIKIISELKSSKRILYLISFIVISELALLGFALVPAPYNILFLFINGLPLGMIWGIVFSYIEGRKTTELLGVILCSSFIVSSGTAKSAGVFVLQVLGCTEFWMPFVTGLLFIVPLILFSLLLEKIPNPDQEDLDLRSKRKPMDRKERASLFRQFAFPLTVIIIFYTMLTAMREFRDNFARELWDALGYKESISIYMYSEIPIAISVLVILGFLGSMKNNYKAFRNYHIVLLVGSLLIGMTTFLFEKHLLGAFPWMMISGFGMYICYIPFNGLFFDRMIATYKIKGNSGFLIYIADAFGYLGSVLVLFFKNLGDKDISLLSFFTACIYLLSFVGIITTIMSFNFFRRKFKKHIKINAAPLYT, via the coding sequence ATGTATGCTTTCAGAAAACCTTTTACTGCGGCTACATTCGAAAGTATGTCTTTTTGGGGTATCGATTATAAAATTTTATTGATTCTGGCGCAGGTTTTAGGTTATACGTTTTCTAAGTTTTTAGGAATCAAAATTATATCCGAATTAAAATCATCTAAACGTATTTTATATTTAATAAGTTTTATAGTTATTTCAGAATTGGCATTATTGGGCTTTGCTCTAGTTCCCGCTCCTTATAATATCCTGTTTTTATTCATTAATGGATTGCCGCTTGGAATGATCTGGGGAATTGTTTTTTCTTATATAGAAGGAAGAAAAACGACAGAACTTTTGGGTGTAATTTTATGTTCTAGTTTTATTGTTTCGTCAGGAACGGCAAAATCTGCGGGGGTATTTGTGTTGCAAGTTTTGGGCTGTACCGAGTTTTGGATGCCTTTTGTTACGGGGCTTCTTTTTATTGTTCCTTTAATTCTGTTTTCACTGCTGCTGGAGAAAATCCCAAATCCTGATCAGGAAGATTTGGACTTGCGATCCAAACGAAAACCGATGGACAGAAAAGAACGCGCATCGCTTTTCAGACAGTTTGCATTTCCGCTAACAGTCATTATTATATTTTACACCATGCTTACGGCAATGCGTGAATTCAGAGATAATTTTGCACGAGAGCTTTGGGATGCTTTGGGATATAAGGAAAGCATTTCGATTTACATGTATTCAGAAATTCCAATTGCAATATCTGTACTTGTAATTTTAGGATTTTTAGGAAGCATGAAAAACAATTATAAAGCATTTAGAAATTACCATATAGTGTTGCTGGTGGGTTCTTTGCTAATTGGAATGACCACTTTCTTATTTGAAAAACATTTATTAGGAGCATTTCCATGGATGATGATCTCGGGATTCGGGATGTACATTTGTTATATTCCGTTTAATGGTCTGTTTTTTGACCGAATGATTGCAACCTATAAAATAAAAGGAAACAGCGGATTTCTAATCTACATCGCCGATGCTTTCGGATATCTAGGCAGTGTTCTGGTATTGTTTTTTAAAAATTTGGGAGACAAGGATATTTCTCTGTTAAGCTTTTTTACCGCTTGCATTTATCTTCTCTCGTTTGTTGGAATCATTACCACGATAATGTCTTTTAATTTCTTTAGAAGAAAATTTAAAAAACACATAAAAATTAATGCAGCTCCTTTGTACACTTGA
- a CDS encoding DUF4983 domain-containing protein: protein MKKIFRLSYFIILVSVLLVTSCTNDAALASDENAATAKTISKTGKAALSSGTKKLLIIGIDGCRGDALMGANTPNVHPLLPNSVYSLDALTEAPTWSGNGWSTMLSGVTHLKHGVTDNSFSSPNFGTYPSFLKRLETYNSALKTMSIVHWAPINTYIVDGIDVEKTLTTDLAVKNEAVAALTNDNPDALFLHFDDVDHAGHSYGFSINVSQYKSSIETTDGYIGEILTALKNRPNYANEDWLVVVAPDHGGIVTGSTGSHGGTSYEERNIFTIFNNKNFTSTKIEKPVDPTTTITGKFANFNGNSIYASTNNALYNFGTSSFTVECRIKTSGYSSDPSIVSNKNWVSGKNRGFVICANTGGKWKVNIGDTQNRVDISGGTINDGKWHHLTLVVDRTAKLVKIYEDGGFAGQASITDSFGSLTSGLPFAVGQDGTLAYGANVNGNIAEVRVWTKALSEASILNYTCSSVTSSHPDYVNLIGYWKGDNGSGNSFTDSSSKQVNLTFPNTPTWTTSTASLKCGTGIGVVPKMVDIAYSSLQWFGVPINSGWSLDGRSWLPAGN from the coding sequence ATGAAAAAGATTTTTAGATTAAGTTACTTTATAATTCTTGTAAGTGTACTTTTAGTCACTTCATGTACCAACGATGCAGCACTCGCGAGCGATGAGAATGCGGCAACTGCAAAAACTATTTCGAAAACTGGTAAAGCAGCGTTAAGCAGTGGTACTAAAAAATTACTGATTATTGGTATCGACGGCTGTCGTGGTGATGCTTTAATGGGAGCCAATACGCCAAATGTTCATCCTTTATTGCCTAATTCAGTTTACAGCCTTGATGCTTTGACAGAAGCCCCAACCTGGAGCGGAAATGGCTGGTCAACTATGCTGAGCGGTGTTACACATTTAAAACATGGTGTAACAGACAATTCATTTTCTAGTCCAAATTTCGGAACTTATCCAAGTTTTCTAAAACGTTTGGAAACTTATAATTCGGCTTTAAAAACAATGTCTATTGTGCATTGGGCGCCAATCAACACTTATATCGTTGACGGAATAGATGTCGAAAAAACGCTGACAACTGATTTGGCGGTAAAAAATGAAGCAGTGGCTGCACTTACAAATGATAATCCAGATGCTTTATTCCTGCATTTTGACGATGTCGATCACGCAGGCCACAGTTACGGATTTTCAATAAATGTTTCGCAATACAAATCTTCTATCGAAACAACTGACGGATATATTGGAGAGATTCTAACAGCTTTAAAAAATAGACCCAATTATGCCAATGAAGACTGGCTGGTTGTGGTTGCACCAGATCATGGCGGAATTGTTACAGGGTCAACAGGATCTCACGGAGGAACTTCTTATGAAGAAAGAAATATTTTTACCATCTTCAATAACAAAAATTTCACTTCGACTAAAATCGAAAAACCAGTTGATCCTACAACCACTATCACAGGTAAATTTGCCAATTTTAATGGCAATAGTATTTATGCTTCAACCAATAATGCGCTTTATAATTTCGGAACTTCGAGTTTTACAGTAGAATGTAGAATAAAAACTTCTGGCTATTCTAGCGATCCATCAATAGTTTCTAATAAAAACTGGGTAAGTGGTAAAAATCGCGGGTTTGTAATTTGTGCTAATACGGGAGGAAAATGGAAAGTAAATATCGGAGATACTCAAAATCGTGTGGATATTTCGGGAGGAACAATCAATGACGGAAAGTGGCATCATTTGACATTAGTGGTTGATCGTACTGCGAAGCTGGTAAAAATCTATGAAGATGGCGGATTTGCTGGTCAGGCATCTATTACAGATAGTTTTGGAAGTTTAACATCAGGACTGCCTTTTGCTGTAGGACAAGACGGAACTCTAGCGTATGGTGCCAATGTAAACGGAAACATTGCTGAGGTTAGAGTTTGGACCAAAGCGCTTTCTGAAGCTTCAATTTTAAATTACACGTGTTCCTCTGTCACATCTTCCCATCCTGATTATGTAAATCTTATTGGATATTGGAAAGGGGATAACGGGTCAGGAAATTCTTTTACAGATTCGAGTTCAAAACAAGTAAATCTTACTTTTCCTAATACACCAACATGGACAACCAGCACAGCGAGTTTAAAATGTGGGACAGGAATTGGAGTTGTTCCAAAAATGGTAGATATCGCTTATTCGTCACTGCAATGGTTTGGCGTGCCAATTAATTCTGGTTGGTCATTAGATGGACGTTCTTGGCTTCCTGCAGGAAATTAA
- a CDS encoding glycerophosphodiester phosphodiesterase family protein — translation MLKVKGIICVLIAVLTAYSCKSQKAVTAKRTIEVHGHRGDRGNFPENSIPAFLSAVKKGADVVELDVVISKDQKVVVSHEPFMSSQYMSDTEGKPITKDKERSYNLYEMTYDSIRKFDGGSRGNTAFPMQQKQKTYKPLLLEVIDSVEQYIAKNNLKPVRYNIEIKSEKSDYGKRQPEPKAFTDLVMKIIKEKGVERKINIQSFDPTVLNVIHKRYPKIKIAYLVGEGSIAENLSLLDFKPEIYSPHYKLLNQAEVDSLRLMKMRIIPWTVNEDAAIDNMILLQVDGIITDYPEKVLKRRAL, via the coding sequence ATGCTAAAAGTAAAAGGGATAATTTGTGTTTTAATTGCGGTATTAACAGCATATTCGTGCAAAAGCCAAAAGGCAGTTACAGCAAAAAGAACGATAGAAGTACATGGACATCGCGGTGATAGAGGGAATTTTCCTGAGAATTCAATTCCTGCTTTTCTCAGTGCTGTAAAAAAAGGTGCTGATGTGGTAGAATTGGATGTCGTAATTTCTAAAGACCAAAAAGTAGTCGTTTCTCATGAACCTTTTATGTCTTCGCAGTATATGAGTGATACTGAAGGAAAGCCAATTACAAAAGACAAAGAAAGGAGCTATAATCTTTATGAAATGACGTATGACAGTATTAGAAAGTTTGATGGCGGTTCGAGAGGAAATACAGCTTTCCCGATGCAGCAGAAACAAAAAACATACAAGCCTCTGCTTTTAGAAGTGATTGATAGTGTTGAACAGTATATTGCCAAGAACAATTTAAAGCCGGTACGATACAATATCGAAATCAAATCTGAAAAATCGGATTATGGAAAAAGACAGCCAGAACCTAAAGCTTTTACTGATTTGGTGATGAAAATTATTAAAGAAAAAGGTGTTGAAAGAAAGATTAACATTCAGTCTTTTGATCCGACAGTTTTAAATGTAATACACAAAAGATATCCAAAAATAAAAATTGCTTATTTGGTTGGAGAAGGCAGTATAGCTGAAAATCTTTCTTTACTTGATTTTAAGCCTGAGATTTACAGTCCGCATTATAAATTGCTAAACCAAGCAGAAGTCGATTCACTTCGATTGATGAAAATGAGAATCATACCGTGGACTGTGAATGAAGATGCAGCAATTGACAATATGATACTGCTTCAGGTAGATGGAATTATTACGGATTATCCTGAAAAAGTATTGAAAAGAAGGGCACTTTAA
- a CDS encoding calcineurin-like phosphoesterase family protein codes for MKKTFIYSAMLFCGVLTAQTTVKGIVFEDLNQNGKKEKKEKGIANVAVTNGREVVLTDKKGNYQLPLQSDAIIAVIKPSGYKIKVNKDNLPQFFYNYKPTGSPKGKFEGVAPTGKLPESIDFGLLPQKETNDFTALVFGDPQPYNLEEVDFFARGIVAEVEGIKNIPFGLSMGDLVGNDLSLFNPYIQAVKKVGIPWYNLLGNHDLNFDAKADNLADETYEAHFGPANYAFNYGKVHFIVLDDVLYPDPRDHEGYWGGFTEEQMQFIENDLKTVPKDNLIVLAFHIPISEPDSKDDSFRDEDRQKLFELLKDFPNTLSLSAHTHMQRQDFFDKKDGWLQETPHHHYNIGTTSGDWYSGKLDEKGIPISVMRDGTPKGYAFIHFNGNKYTVDYKVAGKPENYQMKVFAPKVVAKGKRTKSGVFANFFMGSKKDKVMYRVDQGEWKEMNYVEVEDPSYVELVYEWELSEVLMPGKRSSDPEKSTHVWRGNIPSDLAIGEHAIEIKATDMFGKTHSANTTYRIDKVK; via the coding sequence ATGAAAAAGACATTTATATATAGTGCTATGTTGTTTTGCGGAGTTTTAACAGCGCAGACAACCGTAAAAGGAATCGTATTTGAAGATTTAAATCAAAACGGGAAAAAGGAAAAAAAAGAAAAAGGAATTGCAAATGTCGCGGTTACAAATGGGCGTGAAGTTGTTTTAACCGATAAAAAAGGAAACTACCAATTACCGCTTCAAAGTGATGCTATAATTGCTGTAATCAAACCTTCGGGATACAAGATTAAGGTTAATAAAGATAATTTGCCTCAGTTTTTCTATAATTATAAACCAACTGGTTCTCCTAAAGGGAAATTTGAAGGAGTGGCTCCAACAGGAAAATTGCCAGAATCTATAGATTTCGGATTGCTTCCGCAAAAGGAAACCAATGATTTTACAGCGCTTGTTTTTGGAGATCCGCAGCCGTATAATCTGGAAGAAGTTGATTTTTTTGCTCGAGGAATTGTAGCGGAAGTTGAAGGGATTAAAAATATTCCGTTTGGATTAAGTATGGGAGATTTGGTTGGAAATGACCTTAGTTTATTCAATCCGTATATTCAGGCGGTAAAGAAAGTAGGAATTCCGTGGTACAACCTTTTAGGAAATCACGACTTAAATTTTGATGCCAAAGCAGATAATCTGGCAGATGAAACCTATGAAGCTCATTTTGGCCCTGCCAATTATGCTTTCAATTACGGAAAAGTGCATTTTATTGTTTTGGACGATGTTTTGTATCCAGATCCAAGAGATCATGAAGGCTATTGGGGCGGTTTTACAGAAGAGCAGATGCAGTTTATAGAAAATGATCTAAAAACAGTTCCAAAAGACAATTTAATCGTTCTGGCTTTCCATATTCCGATAAGCGAGCCGGACAGCAAAGACGATTCATTTAGAGACGAAGATCGCCAGAAGTTATTTGAATTATTGAAGGATTTCCCAAATACACTTTCGCTTTCGGCACATACACATATGCAGAGACAAGATTTTTTCGATAAAAAAGACGGCTGGTTACAAGAAACGCCACATCATCATTACAATATCGGAACAACATCTGGCGACTGGTATTCTGGAAAACTGGATGAGAAGGGAATTCCAATTTCGGTTATGAGAGATGGAACACCAAAAGGTTATGCTTTCATTCATTTTAATGGAAATAAATATACGGTTGATTACAAAGTAGCAGGAAAACCAGAAAATTATCAGATGAAAGTTTTTGCTCCAAAAGTGGTAGCCAAAGGAAAACGTACCAAATCGGGCGTATTTGCCAATTTTTTTATGGGAAGCAAAAAAGACAAAGTAATGTACCGAGTAGATCAAGGCGAATGGAAAGAGATGAATTACGTAGAAGTAGAAGACCCATCGTATGTAGAGTTGGTTTACGAATGGGAATTGTCTGAAGTGCTTATGCCTGGAAAACGTTCATCAGATCCAGAAAAAAGCACGCATGTATGGAGAGGAAATATCCCTTCGGATCTTGCCATTGGAGAACATGCTATCGAGATCAAAGCGACAGATATGTTTGGCAAAACGCATTCGGCAAACACCACTTACAGAATTGATAAAGTGAAATAA
- a CDS encoding TIGR03364 family FAD-dependent oxidoreductase, with the protein MKDKYDLIIIGSGVLGTFHAYHALLKGMSVAVLEKNSKPEGATVRNFGQVVPSGMDRKWQNFGKESLKIYKDIQSQFDISIRQNGTIYLASNEEEMQLIEELHEINISNDYESNLLTKEQCLAKYSGLRADYCTGGLFFPQEVTVEPSTMIHKLHQYMTANLGLDLFMNTTVVHTEDRSNEVIAVTSTGLEYKASKIIICNGSDFKILYPEIYNSSDLIVSKLQMLQTKPQQNYKLDGSILTGLTIRRYESFEECKSYTAIKAKENPDSFEKKYGVHILFKQALDGSVILGDSHEYASAKEIDSLGFDLNMDIDHFMIEEAKKIIDLPTYEIQSRWFGMYSQCKTKDIFEHTIGENIHIITGIGGKGMTGSAGFAKHNINKIFNA; encoded by the coding sequence ATGAAAGATAAATATGATTTAATCATAATTGGATCAGGGGTTTTGGGCACATTTCATGCCTATCATGCCTTATTAAAAGGAATGTCAGTTGCGGTTTTAGAAAAAAACAGCAAGCCTGAAGGAGCTACCGTTCGAAATTTCGGGCAGGTTGTACCATCAGGAATGGACAGAAAATGGCAGAATTTCGGTAAGGAAAGTTTAAAGATTTATAAAGACATTCAATCGCAGTTTGATATCAGCATTCGTCAGAACGGAACCATTTATTTGGCATCAAATGAAGAAGAAATGCAGCTGATAGAAGAACTTCATGAGATTAATATTTCAAATGATTACGAATCTAATTTGCTGACAAAAGAACAATGTCTGGCAAAATACAGTGGTTTGAGAGCTGACTATTGTACGGGTGGATTGTTTTTTCCGCAGGAAGTTACCGTAGAGCCTTCTACGATGATTCATAAACTACATCAATATATGACGGCTAATTTAGGATTGGATTTATTTATGAATACAACCGTAGTGCATACCGAGGATAGGTCCAATGAAGTAATAGCAGTAACATCGACAGGTTTGGAATACAAAGCATCGAAAATTATTATTTGTAACGGAAGCGATTTTAAAATCTTATATCCTGAAATTTATAACAGCAGCGATTTGATTGTTTCTAAGCTTCAAATGCTGCAAACCAAACCACAGCAAAATTATAAGCTTGATGGGTCTATTTTAACGGGATTAACGATTAGAAGATATGAATCTTTTGAAGAATGCAAATCGTACACAGCTATCAAAGCAAAAGAGAACCCAGATAGTTTTGAGAAAAAATATGGCGTTCACATCTTATTCAAACAGGCTCTCGACGGATCTGTTATTTTAGGAGATTCTCACGAATATGCCAGTGCAAAAGAAATAGATTCATTAGGATTTGATTTGAATATGGATATCGACCATTTTATGATCGAAGAAGCTAAAAAAATAATTGATCTGCCAACGTACGAAATTCAAAGCAGATGGTTTGGAATGTATTCGCAATGCAAAACCAAAGACATTTTTGAGCATACAATTGGTGAAAATATTCACATCATAACCGGAATTGGCGGTAAAGGAATGACGGGAAGTGCTGGATTTGCCAAGCATAATATCAATAAAATTTTTAATGCATAA
- a CDS encoding phosphonatase-like hydrolase — translation MKINEIEMVVFDMAGTTVNEQNIVYKSLHKSINKFGIDVSLELVLSLGAGKEKYQAIQDILKYINITDKEKTDQIFEYFIEILDQEYLTAKVLPIEGIEKVMENLKKDGVKVVLNTGYNSLVANALLEKLNWKKGIQYDALITADDVEQGRPFPDMIFNAMKLFNITDASRVLKAGDSAIDIEEGKNAKCGITIGVLSGAQTRLQLEEAKPDYILDSLASLYSILN, via the coding sequence ATGAAAATTAATGAAATTGAAATGGTTGTTTTTGATATGGCAGGAACAACAGTAAACGAGCAAAATATAGTGTACAAATCTCTGCACAAATCCATTAATAAATTTGGAATTGATGTATCTCTGGAATTGGTTTTGTCACTGGGAGCAGGAAAAGAAAAATACCAAGCGATACAAGACATCTTAAAATATATCAATATTACCGATAAAGAAAAAACAGACCAAATATTTGAATATTTCATCGAAATACTAGATCAGGAATATCTGACGGCAAAAGTTCTTCCTATTGAAGGAATTGAAAAAGTGATGGAAAACCTAAAAAAAGATGGCGTAAAAGTAGTTTTGAATACTGGATATAATAGTTTGGTTGCCAATGCACTTTTAGAGAAATTAAATTGGAAAAAAGGTATTCAATATGATGCTTTAATAACAGCAGATGATGTTGAACAAGGAAGACCTTTTCCTGATATGATATTTAATGCAATGAAGCTCTTCAATATTACTGATGCTTCGAGAGTGCTTAAAGCCGGAGATTCTGCCATTGATATAGAAGAAGGCAAGAATGCAAAATGCGGTATTACCATTGGTGTTTTATCAGGAGCTCAAACCAGATTGCAGCTTGAAGAAGCTAAACCTGATTATATTCTAGATTCTCTGGCTTCATTATATAGCATTTTGAATTAA